A single genomic interval of Spinacia oleracea cultivar Varoflay chromosome 6, BTI_SOV_V1, whole genome shotgun sequence harbors:
- the LOC110784392 gene encoding ATP-dependent Clp protease proteolytic subunit-related protein 2, chloroplastic, producing MAVSLQSTGSTSCLHARASVSPPPLSCATKVFIGLKPQSSSPFGSARPNLTVDFYDKVYKSLHFTNGKPTRGRVNMMPIGTPRVPYRTPGEGSWQWVDLWNALYRERVIFVGQHIDEEFSNQILATMLYLDSIDDGKRLYMYINGPGGDLTPSLAIYDTMSSLKTPIGTHCVGYAYNLAGFLLTAGEKGQRFAMPLSRIALQSPAGTARGQADDIRNEADELLRIRDYLYKELAKNTGQPVEKVHQDLSRMKRFNAQEALEYGLIDRIVRPPRIKADSPRKDSTAGLG from the exons ATGGCAGTATCTCTTCAATCAACTGGTTCGACATCCTGCCTCCACGCAAGAGCTTCTGTCTCTCCCCCTCCTCTCAG TTGCGCAACCAAAGTATTTATCGGATTAAAGCCCCAATCTTCAA GTCCATTTGGAAGCGCGAGACCTAATTTAACGGTTGATTTCTATGACAAAGTTTATAAGAGTCTCCATTTCAC TAACGGTAAACCAACACGAGGAAGGGTCAATATGATGCCTATTGGAACGCCCAGAGTACCTTATAGAACCCCTGGCGAGGGATCTTGGCAATGGGTGGATCTGTGGAATGCCCTA TACCGTGAGCGTGTCATCTTTGTTGGGCAACACATAGATGAAGAATTCAGCAACCAAATACTGGCAACCATGTTATATCTGGACAGTATTGATGACGGCAAGAGACTTTATATGTACATCAATGGTCCTGGTGGGGAT CTAACACCGAGCTTAGCAATTTATGACACAATGTCGAGCTTAAAAACTCCTATTGGCACGCATTGTGTTGGTTACGCCTATAATCTGGCAGGATTTCTCCTTACAGCTGGAGAGAAG GGTCAACGGTTTGCAATGCCTCTTTCAAGAATTGCACTGCAATCTCCTGCCGGTACTGCTCGTGGACAG GCTGATGACATCCGTAATGAAGCTGATGAACTTCTTCGGATCAGAGATTATCTCTACAAGGAGTTAGCTAAAAACACGGGCCAACCTGTAGAAAAG GTTCACCAAGATTTAAGTCGGATGAAGCGATTCAATGCTCAGGAAGCTCTAGAATATGGGCTCATTGATCGGATAGTGCGGCCACCTCGTATTAAGGCTGATTCACCTCGGAAAGATTCAACTGCAGGTCTTGGTTAG